One window from the genome of Thermus sediminis encodes:
- a CDS encoding Uma2 family endonuclease yields the protein MALVLNLAHPITEAELRRLSELNPGYQLERSPEGRLWVSPTGGESGRRSLQLAYQLARWNEEKGLGVVLDSSTGFLLPDGSILSPNAAFVERAVWEALSGAEREGFPPIAPKAVFEIRSASQAVEELRSKMALYLKNGARLGVLVDPYARVVEVYRPDEEPLRFQGVEAVSLEPELPGFRLHLPPLW from the coding sequence ATGGCCCTGGTCTTAAACCTGGCGCACCCCATCACCGAGGCGGAACTCCGCCGCCTTTCCGAGCTCAATCCCGGGTACCAGCTGGAGCGTTCGCCGGAAGGGAGGCTTTGGGTGAGTCCCACAGGAGGAGAGAGCGGCCGGAGGAGCTTGCAACTGGCCTATCAGCTGGCCCGCTGGAACGAGGAGAAGGGCTTGGGCGTGGTCTTGGACTCCTCCACGGGCTTCCTTTTGCCCGATGGCTCCATTCTTTCCCCTAATGCCGCCTTCGTGGAGCGGGCCGTGTGGGAGGCCCTTTCCGGGGCCGAAAGGGAGGGTTTTCCCCCCATCGCGCCCAAGGCGGTGTTTGAGATTCGCTCCGCCTCCCAGGCCGTGGAGGAGCTCAGGTCCAAGATGGCCCTTTACCTGAAGAACGGGGCACGGCTTGGGGTTTTGGTGGACCCTTACGCCCGGGTGGTGGAAGTCTACCGCCCCGACGAGGAGCCTCTTCGCTTCCAAGGGGTGGAGGCCGTTT